Proteins from a single region of Catenulispora acidiphila DSM 44928:
- a CDS encoding ribbon-helix-helix domain-containing protein, translated as MTAELERVTVNLAPRAAHALKQVADLTGDSKTDVINRALQLYAYIEQVMRDGGAVLVKTAKDSPAQELKIF; from the coding sequence ATGACCGCCGAACTCGAACGCGTCACGGTCAACCTGGCGCCGCGGGCAGCTCACGCCCTGAAGCAGGTCGCTGACCTGACGGGCGACAGCAAGACCGACGTGATCAATCGCGCTCTTCAGCTCTACGCCTACATCGAGCAGGTCATGCGCGACGGCGGAGCGGTGCTTGTGAAGACCGCCAAGGATTCCCCGGCCCAGGAACTCAAGATCTTCTAG